ATTGAATCTCTATATAAATACCTAAAAAAAACTGGGAATATTGATATAGACATTAGTTTTTTTGGTTTAATTAAATCATTGCCTTCTACTCCAAATTCCTACGATGTTATGCCAATGGAAATCGTTGAGCAATATATTGAAGCAGCAAGCTATGAAAAGTATAAAACTATTGAAAAGAAATGGGCAATCATTTTAGCTACAGAATTAGGTTTGCGTCTTTCAGAAGTTCTTGAATTAAATTGGCAGCAATTTAAAGTAGACGGAAATCGTGTGTATGTAACAGGCTACGGCAAAGGAAATACTAAGTATGTAGAAGTCATTAGCAAGTTGCTATATGAAGATTTAATTGGTGAATTAAAGCTAAATGGGCAAAAAAACTTATTTACATTATCTTCCAAAAACGTTAATGATATGATGATACGATTGAAAAAAAAATTAAAACAAGATGATCGCAATTATACTTTCCATTCTTTTAAAAAAGCAGCGGTTACGAATACAAAAAGGGTAACAAACAATATTCTCGATGCCCAAAAAAAAGGGAAACATAAAAAGCTTGAAACTACTCAAATTTATCTCGAAGAAGTTGAAGCAAAAATGACGGGTTATTTTTCTTTATCAAGGGATTTAAATTTTAATTTACACAAAGAAGTTGAACATAACGTGTTGTTGGAAGCGCTTGAAAAAATGCCAAAAGATGTTTTGTTTTTATTAAATTTAGAATTAAACGAGAAGGAGAATGAGACATGAACGACAGCAGAGACGAACTACTAAAACTTATTAATGAAAACATGAATCAAATTGTTAACA
The sequence above is a segment of the Solibacillus sp. FSL H8-0523 genome. Coding sequences within it:
- a CDS encoding tyrosine-type recombinase/integrase → MDFIEEKYSYSKDTAVNYLSDIKQFLKYMFDKNIDEVIIDEIEQLNYNKLNGYLKELSKNKANSTINRKASAIESLYKYLKKTGNIDIDISFFGLIKSLPSTPNSYDVMPMEIVEQYIEAASYEKYKTIEKKWAIILATELGLRLSEVLELNWQQFKVDGNRVYVTGYGKGNTKYVEVISKLLYEDLIGELKLNGQKNLFTLSSKNVNDMMIRLKKKLKQDDRNYTFHSFKKAAVTNTKRVTNNILDAQKKGKHKKLETTQIYLEEVEAKMTGYFSLSRDLNFNLHKEVEHNVLLEALEKMPKDVLFLLNLELNEKENET